The Raphanus sativus cultivar WK10039 chromosome 2, ASM80110v3, whole genome shotgun sequence genome includes a region encoding these proteins:
- the LOC108841807 gene encoding 3-ketoacyl-CoA synthase 16: MYSSVKLCFLPLMAAIAMKACRLSSQDLHIFYLYVEKNFTSLTIFSISLILGWTLYIMNRPKPVYLVDFSCYLPPSHLRISVPKIMRHVRVIREQGMWAKTGEHDYLMDFVEKILERSGLGQETHIPEGLHCLPLEQTMAGSRKETTDVILGAVDNVLRNTGVSPSDIGILVVNSSTFNPTPSLATIIVNKYKLRDNIKSLNLGGMGCSAGVIAIDVAKSLLQVHRNTYALVVSTENITQNLYLGNNKSMLVTNCLFRVGGAAILLSNISKDRKRAKYKLAHTVRVHTGSDDRSYGCATQEDDEDGLVGVSLSKDLPMVAARTLKINIATLGPLVLPMREKLRFFVTFVKKKFINPKIKHYMPDFKLAFEHFCIHAGGRALIDELEKNLNLSTLNVEASRMTLHRFGNTSSSSIWYELAYTEAKGRMKKGDRIWQIALGSGFKCNSSVWVALRNVKPSANNPWEDCLHKYPVEIDV, from the coding sequence ATGTATTCCTCAGTGAAGCTCTGTTTCCTCCCATTAATGGCTGCTATAGCCATGAAAGCTTGTCGTCTTTCCTCACAAGATCTCCACATCTTTTACCTCTACGTAGAAAAAAACTTCACATCCCTAACCATATTTTCCATCTCTCTCATTCTCGGATGGACGCTTTACATTATGAACCGACCCAAACCCGTTTACCTCGTTGACTTCAGCTGCTACCTCCCACCGTCTCATCTCAGAATCAGCGTCCCGAAGATCATGCGCCACGTAAGAGTTATACGCGAGCAAGGCATGTGGGCGAAGACAGGCGAGCACGATTACTTGATGGACTTCGTCGAGAAGATTCTAGAACGGTCCGGCCTAGGCCAAGAGACCCACATACCGGAAGGTCTACATTGCTTGCCGCTAGAACAAACGATGGCCGGGTCACGTAAAGAGACTACAGACGTTATACTAGGAGCGGTCGATAATGTTCTCCGCAACACTGGAGTTAGCCCGAGTGATATAGGTATATTGGTGGTGAACTCGAGCACTTTTAATCCTACTCCGTCGTTAGCAACTATTATTGTTAACAAGTATAAACTTAGGGATAATATAAAGAGCTTGAATCTTGGTGGGATGGGGTGTAGTGCTGGCGTCATCGCTATAGATGTCGCAAAGAGTTTGTTACAAGTTCATAGAAACACTTACGCTCTTGTGGTCAGCACCGAGAACATTACTCAGAACTTGTACTTAGGTAACAACAAATCAATGTTGGTTACAAACTGTTTGTTCCGGGTAGGTGGGGCTGCGATTTTGCTTTCCAACATTTCTAAAGACCGGAAACGCGCAAAATACAAGCTTGCTCACACGGTCAGGGTCCATACCGGGTCAGATGACCGGTCATACGGATGTGCTAcacaagaagatgatgaagatggtTTGGTTGGAGTTTCCTTGTCGAAGGATCTACCTATGGTAGCTGCAAGAACCCTAAAGATTAATATCGCAACTTTGGGTCCACTTGTTCTTCCCATGCGTGAAAAGCTTCGCTTCTTCGTAACGTTCGTTAAGAAGAAGTTTATCAACCCCAAGATCAAGCATTACATGCCAGATTTCAAGCTAGCTTTCGAGCATTTTTGTATACATGCGGGAGGTAGAGCGCTTATAGATGAACTAGAGAAGAATCTTAATCTATCTACGTTAAACGTTGAAGCATCGAGAATGACATTACACAGGTTTGGTAATACATCGTCGAGTTCCATTTGGTATGAGTTGGCTTACACTGAAGCCAAGGGCAGGATGAAGAAAGGAGATAGGATTTGGCAGATAGCATTGGGGTCAGGGTTTAAATGCAATAGTTCTGTTTGGGTGGCTCTTCGTAACGTTAAGCCTTCTGCTAATAATCCTTGGGAAGATTGTCTTCACAAATATCCAGTTGAGATCGATGTATGA
- the LOC108841805 gene encoding alpha-L-fucosidase 2, producing MAEKSSFFVHFTFLLLITITCCQGGRSPLRRWSERTLMEDGHDLSRPLKLTFGGPSRNWTDAIPIGNGRLGATIWGGVSSETLNINEDTIWTGVPADYTNPNAPEALSQVRNLVDERKYAEATSEAVKLSGHPSDVYQIVGDLNLQFDSSHRKYTQDSYRRELDLETALAKVSYSVGSVEFSREFFASHPDQVIVVKISASKPGTLSFKASFDSDLHHHSETKGNQILMQGSCRPKRLPVNLSKSINATNIPYDDHKGLQFAAVLEVRVSSGGSVSSLGGKKLSVDKADWAVLVLTAASNFDGPFTMPVDSKRDPSKECVDRISSVQKYSYSDLYGRHLGDYQKLFNRVSLQLSGSGGNNKTVSTAERVRSFRKDEDPSLVELLFQYGRYLLISSSRPGTQVANLQGIWNRDIQPPWDGAPHLNINLQMNYWHSLPANIRECQEPLFDYMSALAINGRKTAQVNYGASGWVAHQVSDIWAKTSPDRGEAVWALWPMGGAWLCTHAWEHYTYTMDKEFLKKKGYPLLEGCTSFLLDWLIKGKDGYLQTNPSTSPEHMFTAPDGKPASVSYSSTMDIAIVKEVFSAIVSASEVLGKTNETLIGKVIAAQANLPPTRLSKDGSIMEWAEDFEDPEVHHRHVSHLFGLFPGHSITLEKSPELAKAVEVSLKKRGEEGPGWSTTWKAALWARLHNSEHAYRLVTHIFDLVDPLNERNYEGGLYTNLFTAHPPFQIDANFGFSAAVAEMLVQSTTKDLYLLPALPADKWPNGYVKGLRARGGVTVNIRWMEGNLVEFGLWSEQSVSTRIVYRGNSVASTLSPGKLFTFDKDLRCIRTENL from the exons ATGGCGGAGAAGTCGAGCTTCTTCGTCCATTTCACCTTTCTTCTGCTCATTACAATAACATGTTGTCAAGGAGGGAGGAGTCCTTTGCGGCGTTGGTCTGAGAGAACATTGATGGAGGACGGCCACGATCTCTCGAGGCCTCTCAAGCTGACGTTTGGCGGTCCTTCTCGGAACTGGACTGACGCCATTCCCATCGGCAATGGTCGCCTCGGAGCTACGATCTGGGGAGGCGTCTCTTCCGAGACTCTCAACATCAATG AGGACACAATCTGGACCGGAGTACCAGCAGATTACACGAACCCGAATGCTCCAGAAGCATTATCACAAGTTAGGAACCTCGTCGACGAAAGAAAATACGCCGAAGCTACTTCAGAAGCTGTCAAGTTATCAGGCCATCCTTCTGAT GTTTATCAGATAGTGGGAGATTTGAATCTACAGTTCGACAGCTCGCATCGCAAGTACACTCAAGACTCTTACCGCCGTGAACTCGACTTGGAAACAGCACTAGCTAAAGTAAGCTACTCCGTCGGTTCCGTGGAGTTCTCTCGAGAGTTCTTCGCTTCTCATCCGGATCAAGTGATCGTGGTCAAGATCTCCGCGAGCAAACCGGGGACACTCTCTTTCAAAGCGTCTTTCGACAGTGACTTGCACCATCACTCGGAGACTAAGGGGAATCAGATTCTGATGCAGGGAAGCTGTCGCCCCAAGCGTCTTCCTGTGAACTTGAGCAAAAGCATCAACGCCACTAATATTCCTTACGATGATCACAAAGGGCTGCAGTTTGCCGCCGTCCTTGAAGTGAGAGTGAGCAGCGGCGGCTCTGTGTCTTCCTTGGGTGGCAAGAAACTAAGCGTTGATAAAGCTGACTGGGCGGTTCTGGTTCTGACTGCTGCGTCTAACTTTGACGGTCCGTTTACCATGCCGGTTGATTCCAAGAGAGATCCCTCTAAGGAATGCGTTGACAGAATCAGCTCGGTCCAGAAGTATTCATACTCTGATCTTTACGGTCGTCATTTGGGAGATTATCAGAAGCTTTTCAACCGGGTCTCTCTTCAACTCTCTGGCAGTGGAGGTAATAATAAAACAGTTTCAACAGCTGAAAGGGTGCGATCGTTTAGAAAGGATGAAGACCCTTCGTTGGTGGAACTTTTGTTCCAGTATGGTCGGTACCTTCTTATATCTTCTTCAAGACCTGGAACTCAGGTGGCTAACTTGCAGGGGATATGGAACAGAGACATTCAGCCGCCATGGGA TGGTGCTCCTCACCTGAATATTAATCTCCAGATGAACTATTGGCATTCTCTTCCTGCTAATATCCGGGAATGTCAAGAACCGTTGTTTGATTATATGTCTGCTTTAGCTATCAATGGCCGCAAGACAGCACAA GTGAACTACGGAGCAAGTGGTTGGGTGGCACATCAAGTATCAGACATATGGGCGAAAACTTCACCGGATAGAGGTGAGGCAGTGTGGGCTCTATGGCCAATGGGTGGAGCTTGGCTCTGCACTCATGCATGGGAGCATTATACTTACACAATGGATAAG GAATTTCTTAAAAAGAAAGGATATCCATTGTTGGAAGGATGCACATCGTTTCTATTGGACTGGCTAATCAAAGGCAAAGACGGATATCTTCAGACCAATCCATCAACATCCCCTGAGCATATGTTCACAGCTCCAGATGGCAAACCTGCCAGTGTTAGCTACTCATCAACCATGGATATTGCCATTGTAAAAGAAGTCTTCTCTGCTATTGTTTCCGCATCAGAG GTTTTGGGAAAAACGAATGAGACTCTTATAGGAAAAGTCATTGCTGCACAAGCAAACCTTCCACCCACTAGACTATCAAAGGATGGTTCTATAATGGAATGGGCAGAGGACTTTGAGGACCCTGAGGTGCATCATAGACATGTCTCACATCTCTTTGGTCTGTTCCCTGGTCACTCAATTACACTTGAAAAGTCTCCGGAGCTTGCTAAAGCTGTTGAAGTATCACTTAAGAAAAGAG GAGAGGAAGGACCAGGGTGGTCCACCACTTG GAAAGCTGCTTTGTGGGCAAGGCTTCACAACAGTGAGCACGCGTATAGACTGGTTACTCATATTTTTGATCTGGTGGATCCGTTGAACGAACGTAACTATGAAGGAGGACTGTATACTAACTTGTTCACAGCTCACCCGCCGTTCCAGATCGACGCCAACTTTGG ATTCTCAGCAGCTGTGGCAGAGATGTTAGTGCAGAGCACAACGAAGGATCTGTATTTACTACCAGCGCTTCCTGCTGATAAATGGCCTAACGGTTATGTGAAAGGGCTGAGGGCACGGGGTGGTGTGACGGTGAATATAAGGTGGATGGAAGGGAACCTTGTGGAGTTTGGTCTTTGGTCGGAACAGAGTGTGTCCACCAGAATAGTGTACAGAGGAAACTCTGTGGCTTCCACATTGTCGCCAGGGAAACTCTTTACTTTTGACAAAGATTTGAGATGCATTCGGACAGAGAACTTATAG
- the LOC108841809 gene encoding uncharacterized protein LOC108841809 isoform X2 produces MAWRSAGSAARSFVSATARAPSLRSTPATLPRLRPSPSSLPRRRFASFTNPRNLGELGCTQSLLPLHNVVASARLISHLNLNVRAFCELPNGNGKDG; encoded by the exons ATGGCCTGGCGAAGTGCAGGATCTGCTGCTCGCTCTTTCGTTTCCGCTACAGCTAGAGCACCGTCTCTCCGATCTACGCCGGCAACTCTTCCGCGTCTCCGTCCTTCTCCGTCCTCTTTGCCTCGCCGCCGATTTGCCTCTTTCACAAATCCGAG GAATTTGGGAGAGCTTGGGTGCACACAGTCTCTATTGCCTCTGCACAATGTGGTGGCTTCAGCTCGACTCATTTCCCATCTTAACCTCAACGTCCGAGCTTTCTGCGAACTCCCTAACG GGAATGGAAAAGATGGGTGA
- the LOC108841809 gene encoding uncharacterized protein LOC108841809 isoform X1, translated as MAWRSAGSAARSFVSATARAPSLRSTPATLPRLRPSPSSLPRRRFASFTNPRNLGELGCTQSLLPLHNVVASARLISHLNLNVRAFCELPNGTFQRTCPDR; from the exons ATGGCCTGGCGAAGTGCAGGATCTGCTGCTCGCTCTTTCGTTTCCGCTACAGCTAGAGCACCGTCTCTCCGATCTACGCCGGCAACTCTTCCGCGTCTCCGTCCTTCTCCGTCCTCTTTGCCTCGCCGCCGATTTGCCTCTTTCACAAATCCGAG GAATTTGGGAGAGCTTGGGTGCACACAGTCTCTATTGCCTCTGCACAATGTGGTGGCTTCAGCTCGACTCATTTCCCATCTTAACCTCAACGTCCGAGCTTTCTGCGAACTCCCTAACGGTACCTTCCAACGCACTTGTCCAGATCGCTAA
- the LOC108841809 gene encoding uncharacterized protein LOC108841809 isoform X3: MAWRSAGSAARSFVSATARAPSLRSTPATLPRLRPSPSSLPRRRFASFTNPRNLGELGCTQSLLPLHNVVASARLISHLNLNVRAFCELPNGT; the protein is encoded by the exons ATGGCCTGGCGAAGTGCAGGATCTGCTGCTCGCTCTTTCGTTTCCGCTACAGCTAGAGCACCGTCTCTCCGATCTACGCCGGCAACTCTTCCGCGTCTCCGTCCTTCTCCGTCCTCTTTGCCTCGCCGCCGATTTGCCTCTTTCACAAATCCGAG GAATTTGGGAGAGCTTGGGTGCACACAGTCTCTATTGCCTCTGCACAATGTGGTGGCTTCAGCTCGACTCATTTCCCATCTTAACCTCAACGTCCGAGCTTTCTGCGAACTCCCTAACG GTACTTGA
- the LOC108841808 gene encoding TIP41-like protein isoform X2 encodes METEVDKEILKSAGAELLPDGRQGLRIHDWEIETIRGTILTSLAHEQWEEKLKTSHLPEMVFGENALVLRHLSSNTKIHFNAFDALAGWKQEGLPPVEVPAAAQWKFRSKPSQQVILDYDYTFTTPYCGSGVVEIDQETVEGKASLEGDASLKWENCEEQIDLAALSLKEPILFYDEVVLYEDELADNGVSLLTVKVRVMPSSWFLLLRFWLRVDGVLMRLRETRMHYVFGKGETPTVLRESCWRETTFKSLSAKGYPVDLAFYSDPGPISQRLPVIKQITQKLKIPRKV; translated from the exons ATGGAGACGGAGGTCGATAAGGAGATTCTTAAATCCGCCGGAGCTGAGCTTCTTCCCGACGGACGTCAAGGTTTGCGCATCCATGACTGGGAGATCGAAACCATCCGGGGCACGATTCTCACTTCTCTCGCTCACGAACA GTGGGAAGAGAAGCTCAAGACCTCTCACTTACCTGAAATGGTGTTTGGAGAGAATGCGTTGGTTCTTAGACACTTGAGCAGCAACACTAAGATTCATTTCAACGCTTTTGATGCTCTTGCTGGTTGGAAGCAAGAGGGTCTTCCTCCTGTTGAAGTTCCTGCTGCTGCACAATGGAAGTTCAGGAG CAAGCCGTCCCAGCAGGTGATACTGGATTATGATTACACTTTTACTACGCCCTACTGTGGGAGTGGAGTTGTTGAGATAGACCAAGAAACG GTTGAGGGAAAAGCAAGTCTTGAGGGGGATGCTAGTCTTAAGTGGGAGAACTGTGAAGAGCAGATTGATTTGGCTGCTCTCTCTCTTAAAGAACCTATTCTCTTCTATGATGAG GTAGTTTTGTATGAAGATGAACTGGCTGACAATGGAGTGTCACTTCTGACTGTAAAAGTG aGAGTCATGCCAAGTTCATGGTTTCTCCTCTTACGATTTTGG CTTAGAGTTGATGGTGTACTTATGAGGTTGAGAGAGACGAGAATGCATTATGTATTTGGCAAAGGGGAGACACCCACAGTTCTTCGTGAAAGCTGTTGGAGGGAAACAACATTTAAGTCTCTATCTGCG AAAGGGTATCCAGTTGATTTAGCATTCTATAGCGACCCAGGCCCCATCAGTCAGAGGCTTCCGGTGATTAAGCAGATAACACAGAAACTGAAGATTCCTCGTAAAGTGTGA
- the LOC108841808 gene encoding TIP41-like protein isoform X1 produces METEVDKEILKSAGAELLPDGRQGLRIHDWEIETIRGTILTSLAHEQWEEKLKTSHLPEMVFGENALVLRHLSSNTKIHFNAFDALAGWKQEGLPPVEVPAAAQWKFRSKPSQQVILDYDYTFTTPYCGSGVVEIDQETQVEGKASLEGDASLKWENCEEQIDLAALSLKEPILFYDEVVLYEDELADNGVSLLTVKVRVMPSSWFLLLRFWLRVDGVLMRLRETRMHYVFGKGETPTVLRESCWRETTFKSLSAKGYPVDLAFYSDPGPISQRLPVIKQITQKLKIPRKV; encoded by the exons ATGGAGACGGAGGTCGATAAGGAGATTCTTAAATCCGCCGGAGCTGAGCTTCTTCCCGACGGACGTCAAGGTTTGCGCATCCATGACTGGGAGATCGAAACCATCCGGGGCACGATTCTCACTTCTCTCGCTCACGAACA GTGGGAAGAGAAGCTCAAGACCTCTCACTTACCTGAAATGGTGTTTGGAGAGAATGCGTTGGTTCTTAGACACTTGAGCAGCAACACTAAGATTCATTTCAACGCTTTTGATGCTCTTGCTGGTTGGAAGCAAGAGGGTCTTCCTCCTGTTGAAGTTCCTGCTGCTGCACAATGGAAGTTCAGGAG CAAGCCGTCCCAGCAGGTGATACTGGATTATGATTACACTTTTACTACGCCCTACTGTGGGAGTGGAGTTGTTGAGATAGACCAAGAAACG CAGGTTGAGGGAAAAGCAAGTCTTGAGGGGGATGCTAGTCTTAAGTGGGAGAACTGTGAAGAGCAGATTGATTTGGCTGCTCTCTCTCTTAAAGAACCTATTCTCTTCTATGATGAG GTAGTTTTGTATGAAGATGAACTGGCTGACAATGGAGTGTCACTTCTGACTGTAAAAGTG aGAGTCATGCCAAGTTCATGGTTTCTCCTCTTACGATTTTGG CTTAGAGTTGATGGTGTACTTATGAGGTTGAGAGAGACGAGAATGCATTATGTATTTGGCAAAGGGGAGACACCCACAGTTCTTCGTGAAAGCTGTTGGAGGGAAACAACATTTAAGTCTCTATCTGCG AAAGGGTATCCAGTTGATTTAGCATTCTATAGCGACCCAGGCCCCATCAGTCAGAGGCTTCCGGTGATTAAGCAGATAACACAGAAACTGAAGATTCCTCGTAAAGTGTGA
- the LOC108822995 gene encoding thioredoxin domain-containing protein 9 homolog, whose amino-acid sequence MDNPIQEILEKQLLTVAKAMEDKLDEEIASLEKPDEDDLEVLRERRLQQMKRMAEKKKRWMSHGHGEYTEIPSEKDFFAAVKASERVVCHFYRENWPCKVMDKHLGILAKQHIETRFVKIQAEKSPFLAERLKIVVLPTLALIKNTKVDDYVVGFNELGGKDDFSTEDLEERLARAQVIRYEGESSHKPKATTQTRRSVRQSARSDSDSE is encoded by the exons ATGGATAATCCTATTCAAGAG ATTCTGGAGAAGCAGCTTCTGACGGTGGCGAAAGCGATGGAGGATAAGCTCGACGAGGAGATCGCGTCGCTGGAGAAGCCCGACGAGGACGATCTGGAGGTGTTGAGGGAGAGGAGGCTGCAGCAGATGAAGAGAATGGCGGAGAAAAAGAAACGTTGGATGAGCCATGGACATGGAGAGTACACCGAGATCCCATCGGAGAAAGACTTCTTCGCCGCCGTCAAGGCCAGCGAACGCGTCGTCTGCCATTTCTACCGCGAGAATTGGCCTTGCAAA GTGATGGATAAGCACTTGGGTATATTGGCAAAGCAGCACATTGAGACACGTTTTGTGAAGATCCAAGCTGAGAAAAGTCCCTTCTTGGCTGAGAGGCTCAAGATTGTAGTTCTTCCAACTCTTGCACTCATCAAGAACACTAAAGTGGATGATTATGTG GTTGGGTTCAATGAGCTGGGAGGGAAAGACGATTTCAGCACTGAGGATCTGGAAGAGAGATTAGCTAGAGCTCAAGTCATCCGTTACGAGGGAGAATCATCTCATAAACCAAAGGCTACCACACAAACCAGGAGGAGCGTCAGGCAGAGTGCTCGTTCAGATTCTGACTCTGAATAA